A stretch of Arachis hypogaea cultivar Tifrunner chromosome 15, arahy.Tifrunner.gnm2.J5K5, whole genome shotgun sequence DNA encodes these proteins:
- the LOC112749447 gene encoding putative F-box protein At4g22660 encodes MAGVDQWASIHQDLLNQITKRFYSYEEYLQFRFVCKQWNFNLPQNPSGNKVPWLLLPIDTAAAKRSSKKPKIHEGTISKLTERRTRILEEEEIYYLTMPELQNNKICGSCHGWLIIVLIYEGTIQMLNPFTKVCVDLPPISTLPNVIDIHGDKCTLNFEDRVDTLDTISMHKMNVVWKVITNSAPNNDRYNDFMAVIIYGRGIKLAFYKPNNPRWIKFPTNHRSIVDVIFFQEKIYAVGYDFQIYEFDTKEKLEPVRRIYEGTPRHGYEPLIFHYKYLIGCDDGRL; translated from the coding sequence ATGGCTGGAGTTGATCAATGGGCAAGCATACATCAAGATTTGTTGAACCAAATTACAAAGCGGTTCTATTCATACGAAGAATACCTTCAATTTCGATTCGTTTGCAAGCAATGGAACTTCAATCTTCCACAGAACCCCAGTGGCAACAAAGTTCCGTGGCTGCTATTGCCTATTGATACTGCTGCTGCTAAAAGATCTTCCAAAAAACCTAAGATACACGAAGGTACCATTTCAAAATTAACTGAGAGACGAACCCGTATCCTTGAAGAGGAGGAGATTTACTATCTTACAATGCCAGAGCTGCAAAACAACAAAATTTGTGGATCTTGTCATGGATGGTTAATAATCGTATTAATATACGAAGGCACCATACAAATGTTAAATCCATTTACAAAGGTTTGCGTCGATCTTCCTCCAATTTCAACTCTTCCCAATGTAATTGATATTCATGGTGACAAATGCACTCTTAATTTTGAGGATAGGGTTGACACTCTAGATACGATTTCAATGCATAAAATGAATGTTGTTTGGAAGGTTATTACGAATTCAGCACCTAACAATGATCGTTACAATGATTTTATGGCCGTGATCATATATGGACGTGGTATAAAATTGGCCTTTTACAAGCCCAATAACCCGAGATGGATCAAGTTTCCAACAAATCATAGGTCTATTGTAGATGTCATATTTTTTCAAGAGAAGATATATGCAGTGGGCTATGACTTCCAGATATATGAATTTGATACAAAGGAAAAATTAGAGCCAGTGAGAAGAATTTATGAAGGGACACCTCGTCATGGCTATGAGCCCTTAATTTTCCATTATAAATATTTGATTGGTTGTGATGATGGAAGATtatga
- the LOC112751917 gene encoding sm-like protein LSM3A, protein MAAAEEESAVKEPLDLIRLSLDERIYVKLRSDRELRGKLHAYDQHLNMILGDVEEIVTTVEIDDETYEEIVRTTRRTVPFLFVRGDGVILVSPPLRTA, encoded by the exons atggCTGCTGCAGAAGAAGAAAGCGCTGTGAAGGAGCCTTTGGATCTGATAAGGCTGAGCCTCGACGAGCGCATCTATGTCAAGCTCCGTTCCGACCGTGAACTTCGCGGCAAACTTCAT GCTTACGATCAGCATCTAAATATGATCCTTGGTGATGTTGAAGAAATTGTTACTACTGTTGAAATTGATGATGAAACATACGAAGAAATTGTGAGG ACGACAAGGCGTACTGTTCCTTTCTTGTTTGTTAGGGGAGATGGAGTAATACTGGTTTCCCCGCCGCTGAGGACTGCATGA
- the LOC112751916 gene encoding fructose-1,6-bisphosphatase, cytosolic, translating into MDHSADAHRTDLMTITRFVLNEQSKHPESRGDFTILLSHIVLACKFVCSSVNKAGLAKLIGLAGETNVQGEEQKKLDVLSNEVFIKALISSGRTSILVSEEDEEATFVEPSLRGKYCVVFDPLDGSSNIDCGVSIGTIFGIYMVNDVNEPTLEDVLQPGKNMLAAGYCMYGSSCTFVLTTGSGVNGFTLDPSLGEFILTHPDIKIPKKGKIYSVNEGNAKNWDGPTAFYVERCKFPKDGSSPKSLRYIGSMVADVHRTLLYGGIFLYPADKKSPNGKLRVLYEVFPMSFLMEQAGGQAFTGKQRALDLIPKKLHERSPIFLGSYDDVEEIKALYAAEAK; encoded by the exons ATGGACCACAGCGCAGATGCACACCGTACGGACCTGATGACCATAACACGATTCGTGCTTAACGAACAGTCAAAGCACCCTGAATCGCGCGGTGATTTCACCATCTTACTCAGTCACATTGTTCTTGCTTGCAAGTTCGTCTGCTCTTCTGTTAACAAG GCTGGTCTCGCCAAACTCATTGGACTTGCTGGAGAGACTAACGTTCAG GGTGAAGAGCAGAAGAAACTGGATGTGCTTTCCAATGAAGTCTTCATCAAGGCCTTGATTAGCAGTGGCCGAACT AGCATATTGGTTTCGGAAGAAGACGAGGAAGCAACCTTCGTGGAGCCTTCTTTGCGTGGAAAGTACTGCGTCGTTTTTGATCCTTTGGATGGTTCCTCTAACATTGATTGTGGCGTTTCAATTGGCACC ATATTTGGGATTTATATGGTGAACGATGTGAATGAACCAACACTAGAAGATGTTTTGCAACCTGGCAAGAACATGTTGGCTGCTGGTTATTGTATGTATGGAAGCTCTTGCACG TTTGTGTTAACCACTGGTAGTGGTGTTAATGGTTTCACGCTTGACCCATCACTTGGTGAGTTCATACTAACTCACCCTGACATCAAG ATCCCAAAGAAAGGCAAGATTTATTCAGTGAATGAAGGAAATGCTAAGAACTGGGATGGTCCTACTGCCTT TTATGTGGAGAGATGCAAGTTCCCCAAAGATGGTTCATCACCAAAGTCTCTAAGATATATTGGAAG TATGGTAGCTGATGTTCATCGAACATTGCTATATGGAGGTATCTTTTTGTACCCTGCTGATAAAAAGAGTCCTAATGGAAAACTACG TGTACTATACGAGGTATTTCCAATGTCATTTTTGATGGAACAGGCAGGGGGACAAGCATTCACTGGCAAACAACGG GCACTTGATTTGATTCCTAAGAAGTTGCATGAGAGATCTCCCATATTCCTTGGAAGCTACGATGATGTTGAGGAAATCAAAGCTCTTTATGCTGCTGAGGCCAAGTAG